Genomic segment of Bacillota bacterium:
CCGGCCCAGCCACGGACCGAGCAGGAGCCCGGCCGCCCCGGCCAGCAGGGCGAAGATCAGCCCCAGAAAGGTGGACCACGTCATGTGGGTGGTCCCGGGCCACGAGCCGATCCGGAAGATGTCCGACCCGACGTATCGCCCGGCGTAGAAGCCGCCGGTCAGGCCCAGGAGGGCCAGGACGATACGCGAAGCCAGGATCAAAGCCTTCACCTCCTCCACCTCCGGCCGCCGGCCTGCGGCTTTTCTCTATTCTTGTGCAGGAAGGCCCCCCCACAAACACCGCTGCCGGCCAGGCATGCCACGGGCCGGCAGTCGTCGTTTCCGGCGTCAGGCCAGGAGCCGGTCGAGTTCGGCGTGCGCCTCCGCCTCCCCCACCCCTTCGATCAGGGCCAGCTCGGATTCGAGGATCTGGCGCGCGCTCTCCAGCATCTTCCGCTCGCCCGAGGAGAGCCCGCGGTCGCGCTCGCGCCGCGCCAGGCCGCGGACCACCTCGGCGACGGCGTAGGGGTCGCCGCTCTTCAGCTTCTCCACGTTGGCCCGGAAGCGCCGATTCCAGTTGGTCGCCAGGACCGGGGCCTCGCCCTGCTGGCGGAGGACGTCCAGCACCCGCCGGAACTCCTCGCGCGGCAGGACCGCCCGCAGGCCGCACCGGTCGGCGCCGTCGACGGGTACCATCACCTTGATGTTGCCGCCCCGCACCGAGAGGACGTAGTAGCGCCGCCGCTCGCCCAGGACCTCCCGCTCCTCGATGGCCTGGATGACCCCGGCGCCGTGCATGGGGTAGACCACCCAATCCCCGACCTGAAACACGCCGAGATCACCTCCGCCTGGACGAATTGTAGCACACTGCCCCGACGGAAATCGTCGTGCCGTCGCGGGGAGGTGGGCCGGAAGCCTGCGGCGCTCCGTTCGCGCCACGCGCCGTCTGTCGATCCCGCCATCGGATCCCGGCCCGTGGCCCGGTCCGCCGCCGGAGGCCCGGGGGGCTCCGGGCCGCCCGGAGTGGCACCCGGTCTACGAATCTAGTTCAAGTTTGCCGGGGCTTCGTCGTTTCTCGTCAGCTGGCGGCTCCAGCGCCGCCTCGACGGCCTCGGCCAGCGAGCGGACCGGCACCGCGGCCGGGCCGGGCGCCTGGGCACCGTTCCGCCACGGCACCAGGCAGCGGGAGAAGCCGAGGCGCACCGCCTCGCGCACCCGCTCTGCCGCGCGGTGGACGGCGCGGATCTCCCCGGTCAGGCCCACTTCGCCGAAGGCGGCCACTCCCGGGCGGACCGCCCGCTCCAGGTAGGAGGAGGCCAGCGCCAGCGCCACGGGCAGGTCGGCCGCCGGCTCCTCCAGCCAGAGGCCGCCCGTCACCTTGACGAAGGCGTCGCGGCTGCCGAAGGCGAGGCCGAGCCGCTTCTCCATCACCGCCAGGAGCAGGGCCTGGCGGACGCTGTCGAAGCCCGAGACCGCCCGCCGCGGCACCGCCTGGGCGCTGGGTACCACCAGGCCCTGTACCTCCACCAGCACCGGCCGCTCGCCTTCCAGCGCCACCGCCACCGCGGAGCCGGGCACGTCCGCGCTCCGCTCGGCGAGAAAGAGCGAGGAGGCGTCGGGTACCTCCTCCAGGCCGTCGGCGGCCATGGCGAAGAGACCGATCTCGGCGGTGGAGCCGAAGCGGTTCTTGCTCGCCTGCAGGATGCGGTAACCCGAGCTGGGCTCTCCGCGCAGCGTCAGGACCACGTCGACGGCGTGTTCCAGGACCTTGGGGCCGGCCAGCGCCCCGGACTTGGTCAGATGGCCCACCAGCATCACCGCCACGCCCTTCCGCTTGGCGAGGCGGAGGAAGAGCGCGGCGCTCTCCCGGACCTGGGCGACGCTTCCCGGGGCGGAGTCGAGGCCGGGCAGGTAGACCGCCTGGATGGAGTCGACCACGACCACCTCGGCGCCGCTCGCCTCCACCGCCGCC
This window contains:
- a CDS encoding CarD family transcriptional regulator, whose protein sequence is MFQVGDWVVYPMHGAGVIQAIEEREVLGERRRYYVLSVRGGNIKVMVPVDGADRCGLRAVLPREEFRRVLDVLRQQGEAPVLATNWNRRFRANVEKLKSGDPYAVAEVVRGLARRERDRGLSSGERKMLESARQILESELALIEGVGEAEAHAELDRLLA
- the radA gene encoding DNA repair protein RadA, translated to MRERGERRATRYVCQSCGQPAPRWLGRCPACGAWNSLVEEAPPAVEPWPGLGRQARPGARPAEVSPVDRLERGELLRAETGFGELDRVLGGGLVAGSLVLLAGEPGVGKSTLLLGALGRMAASRRVLYASAEESARQVRLRAERLGVLEPGLLVAAESAADAIAAAVEASGAEVVVVDSIQAVYLPGLDSAPGSVAQVRESAALFLRLAKRKGVAVMLVGHLTKSGALAGPKVLEHAVDVVLTLRGEPSSGYRILQASKNRFGSTAEIGLFAMAADGLEEVPDASSLFLAERSADVPGSAVAVALEGERPVLVEVQGLVVPSAQAVPRRAVSGFDSVRQALLLAVMEKRLGLAFGSRDAFVKVTGGLWLEEPAADLPVALALASSYLERAVRPGVAAFGEVGLTGEIRAVHRAAERVREAVRLGFSRCLVPWRNGAQAPGPAAVPVRSLAEAVEAALEPPADEKRRSPGKLELDS